From the genome of Euwallacea similis isolate ESF13 chromosome 26, ESF131.1, whole genome shotgun sequence:
AATTATGCTGTTGCTGCCTTCAATGGACGGGAGATTCATTTGACTGCAATTAAGGGTAATTTTATAATGATTTACTTTTGTCTTCATTCATAATTGATGATCTGTTCTCACTACAGATGTTTTCCAACTTAAACCATATTTCCCTTATTTGGATAAAAGTTTAAAGAGGGGGAAAGACGTTTTAAATATGGCCAACAATGCCGAGGATGGGGAGAAAGCTGGCCCCAGCACAGCACAACAAGTAATTTAAACGCCTCTTTTCCAAATTCTAATTGTCacttattgttattttcaatagGTAACAGTGAGGTTTAAACAAACTCAGGATCTGCCTGACAAGAAGGCGGGGTTGCAAAATGTGTCATATCATGAATTACAAGCCCGTCGAAATCAGGAGCCATTTGTCGAGTGCCGGTGGTATAATGAAGATAGCTCTCATAGCAATGTAAGACTTAACCGGAACGTTAAGACTACAAATTTTTGATTGAGATAAATAATGACTTTATCTTGCAGGTGGAGAGGTTAAAATTGATCTCGGATATACCAGAGGAGACAGGCCAAGCGGAAAATATGCCCAAAGAAGAATATATGACACTATTGGTGCCTGAAGATAAGGAACAAGCTCCACTGGAGCCTACTTTACCCAGTCATGTTCTTTCATTGCATGCGTTAAGAGACCTACCACTGTCCCAGCAGTGTAAACTCCTGCTTAAAGATGGTAAGATGATTGTCTGCAAATTAAACATGTTAggatatttaatttcattttttgtgtGTAATTTAACGGAttcttttctatttaaagCACAAATAATTCAGTTTCATCAAATTATGCTGCTACTGGCAGGCGTAGAAGGCATCACCGCTGATTCCTTAATAAAAAGCCTCACTAAAGTAGCTGTATTGGTCAGGGGTGAGtctattaacaaataaatttttctcgcTTTATTCGGTGCTTGGAATCATAGGGAATTGGGTAGTTAAATCTGAGGTGCTGTATCCAGAAGAAACATTTTCGGCAATTAGTGGCGTTCCAGCAGAGTTGATGTGTCGCGCCCGAGACTATATAGTAGGTGTCAACAAATCCTCTTTCTATCTGGCTAATACGTTATTTAATCCGTTCGATCTAGATGTACTTGTTCACGAAACAGCAATATGTACAACGAATCAAAGTGTCGTCGCTAGTAAAAATCCCTGCTGAAGAAGTGAAAGAGATCTTCGCCGGCATATCCAAGCTGCAAACGCATGACAAAGGCTGGGAGCTCGCTCTTCCCACTGACCATGACTTTTTGGCAAAACATGGAGATTTGGTACAAAGGCAGAACTTATTTTGGGAGCATCGTTATAATCAATTAAGTCACTTTTTGACGCAGCCGAGTAGACAGCGGCGGAAGAGCAAGAGCGTGTCGGAAAGCGAGGGAGCAGGGGGTAAAACTAGAACAAGCAGCATCAGTTGGTGAGCCTTTATTTATAGCGTTTTTTTgagggggaggggggggggggaacTAATACCAAAATAATGTAGTCTTGGGAGCTAACTATTGTGACCATTGTTAATGTAATAATGTTAAGAGCTGCAGCCAGtgaaaactaaagaaaactaaattttcgTTATAAGCTGATGTAACAAATGtattaaaaccaaaaatggAGATATAAGGCAGATCTTATAGGTAACtcatgttaaaataatttcatcagCTGACCTATTGCTACTCTATCAAATTATTCGTGAATTTAATGAACATTTGCATAGTATGGCTGTACGTACAATCACTAGTTGAGTTCTAAATTTCTCAatataatacattatttaattttcgaagTAGGTTATTACTAATAGTGACCCTaatataaattcattttcagttCGGACAATGAATCTGGCACCGTGATATCGCCTTTGCTTTCCAGGAAGAAGGCCAGACACGATTCTTGTGGGTCCTCAAATGCCTTTACAAATAATGCTGCCTTGACTGACGAGTAACCATTCTTGATACGAACGTGATAGAATACACATGTATTTccttgtttttattataatgttgttaattcaaacaataaaattgaaataaaataaaaaatccttatttttaattaattcatattATGAATCTACACGAAATTCTAGATACGTCTGATAacacatataattttaaatgcacaCAAACGTCTGTGTTccgatattttgaaaaaaacgtAGTAATAATACGTAGTGCTCTTCTGTGTAGTTGTGTTTTACCTATTCAttttggaaatggaaaaacttaatcactctgtatattcgttaatattcttttttaaaatacataatgGGTTTCTTCCAAAATCATCTCACTTTCTAATGTTCTACTGCCCTCCGAAAAGGACAGGACGCAACCCAAAACCCCCTGTATATATAGTTTTGGTGTGAGCAATGCGCAGGTCTCCGATTGTCAGGCAGCGGTGCTGAAGAAACAACCAAATAGCGTCTCTCCTGCTCCCGTCCTGCTGGCTGCTGCTGCCTGGCGTGACCGGTTTGGTTAGAACGTGAACGTTTGAACTTTAGTTTGATTGTGTGTGTCGTGCTTGAGATTAGCTCTTCATCCTCCTACGTTAAAACGAAAGGTGAAGTGGTGAAGCGGAGCAATTACTCTCGAAGCGAACCTGTTGTGAACGATTTGCGCACTATAACTTGCTATATCGAATGCCTTTACGAGGTCCGAAAATATCGATGATCACGACAGAGTTATTTCTGGTACTCGCGGTATTATTTAGATGTCGAGCAACAGTCAAACATGGGCAATAAACTATGTAAGAAAAAGGGAGATACGGATACGGTGGACTCCTGCAGTGGTGCCCCTCGGTCAAGTTTTGATCGGATTTTCAATAGGTTTCATGTGAGTGTTTAATATAGTACGTAGTATAAAAAGTATAACTCTAGATTTGGaagttaatggaaaaaataaaaacatgcgATATACCTGTTTAAAATGAGAAAGTGttggtaaaaaattgaaaaagtaatatttataaGCTACAAATTCGGTCAACTTCGGATACCATGTTGGTATATTTAATAAGGTGAACACATAATTATACCATAACGTAACGTAACCTCGATGGCAACGGATAAATAGCCGCAGTTTTGCCTTCGAAATACGCGCCGGTTAAGGTGATGTCATTACTGCTGAGGTGCAACTTTTATTAGCCGATTTAACCTTGCGAAATACTGTGGTATAATGTGGGCATAACACCATggtataaatataataaaaccaTTACACTGTTAATGGCATTGCTCATCGACAGGGGCAGTGTatggcaaaaataattattttctggtTCGAAACGGTTATGGTCATTTTACCGCACTGCTAGCAAAACGCCAGCAGGTTCTCTGGAGTGCTGTCAATGGAACTTGAGCTAATCTCAACTAATATGGAAAATAGataatattatgtaatttttatacgAGCCGCCCCTGCGATATGACAATTGACTTGTCGTTGCACTGCCACGACGCCAGCCGTGAATTTATGAAACTACTTTTAAAAGTTGAATGTACTTTTTTGAGTCACCCcgtatgtttaaaattatgtatatatCTCCGTCTCCGTGTTTTGAGATAATTGCTGGCACAAAATCTgggacacccagtatattcGTTTCAAGTTTAACAGTAGATAAggcattttatacagggtggcgcaccGAAAAGTTTCCActcggttttttttttgtgtaacgGAATCAATGAAAATATGCTCGAGCACGTAAACcatagtttttaaatgaacgtattttacatatttacatcCTCTCTGTTCTAATTCATACGAAGGGATGGCTATCatccttaaaatcttaaatggaaaagaGACCCAGTAAAGCATGTcttattttaaagggaattgaATTCCCTTTGTTATGGGACTTTCCTCATATTATTTAGTCGATAAATATAATgcacaaaaaaggtattaataatagtattttgaaatttcacttAATCCTTCGAAAAATTTGCTATTATCAGTTTGTTTCTCGCAGAGGCAGATATATTAGGAAAAGAAATATTGAACGGCCTGCAACATCTCCTGATTTGTCACCATTGGACTTTTTCTTGTGGGAgcatttgaaatttgaagtttatGCACCTAACTCAATTTTTTAGAAGACTTGCGGTTACGATTAATGTACGAGTACCAAACAAGTAACCCCCGAAATACTCTACAATGTTCGCGAACATTTCGAACAGCGCCTTTATAAATGCAAGGAGGTTGGAGgtgaatattttcaacatttactttaTTGACACACGTGATAagatttttgttacttttacaattcatttttttatttctcacgAACTACTAAATCGATTCCAACGAGAAAGATCTCATAACAAAGCAAAttcaattccttttaaaataaaatattactcaCCCCCCCTTCCATTTACGATTTTAGGGGTGACTGCCATCCCTTCGTAGGAATTAGAGTAGATGGGGtgcaaatatgtaaaaaatgtgtccCCCTGAAAACTAAGGTTTACGTGCCAgagcatattttcatttatttgtttacaagaaaaaactCTGAGTGGAAACTTTTCAAttcgccaccctgtatatggcttAGCTCCTTAGgtggcattttttaattcctatAAATGGgataaataactaaatttagAGGATTTGCGGAGTGTacattttactattta
Proteins encoded in this window:
- the Polr3E gene encoding DNA-directed RNA polymerase III subunit RPC5, encoding MDGETAGSPIGDVSEDDVDPVIREIPIINSKKLEDILYLLQFPFKGRNIQNNEKINKCSFKPGNKEIMLEMGINTESTNFDAGRAELIAHETDGDLSSKKDLKSVYFENEIVDKVFLKSTRCVKDTNNYAVAAFNGREIHLTAIKDVFQLKPYFPYLDKSLKRGKDVLNMANNAEDGEKAGPSTAQQVTVRFKQTQDLPDKKAGLQNVSYHELQARRNQEPFVECRWYNEDSSHSNVERLKLISDIPEETGQAENMPKEEYMTLLVPEDKEQAPLEPTLPSHVLSLHALRDLPLSQQCKLLLKDAQIIQFHQIMLLLAGVEGITADSLIKSLTKVAVLVRGNWVVKSEVLYPEETFSAISGVPAELMCRARDYIMYLFTKQQYVQRIKVSSLVKIPAEEVKEIFAGISKLQTHDKGWELALPTDHDFLAKHGDLVQRQNLFWEHRYNQLSHFLTQPSRQRRKSKSVSESEGAGGKTRTSSISCSDNESGTVISPLLSRKKARHDSCGSSNAFTNNAALTDE